A stretch of the Capsicum annuum cultivar UCD-10X-F1 chromosome 10, UCD10Xv1.1, whole genome shotgun sequence genome encodes the following:
- the LOC124887898 gene encoding uncharacterized protein LOC124887898 — protein sequence MVATNISTTSRTSAPQAMAPAEKPEKFTGIDFKRFTSEEAPELPEETSDQEQFFVMETWKHSDLLCRNYILSGLQDNLYNVYSGMKMSKRVVEFGYERGIFQVATIIEKLLPMWNDFKNYLKHKQKKMIVEDLIVRLHIEEGNKAAERRSKKNSAMHGANIVEDDHHNSKKWLKARQESNQPKKKLKRKCFNCGEINHKSTDCRALKKGKKKDQANMAESKNEIDNLCVMMSECSLVGNI from the exons ATGGTAGCAACGAATATTTCTACAACTAGTCGTACGAGTGCTCCACAGgcaatggcaccagcggagaaaccTGAAAAATTCACGGGTATTGATTTTAAAAG ATTTACATCTGAAGAAGCACCAGAACTGCCCGAAGAAACTTCGGACCAAGAGCAATTTTTTGTTATGGAGACGTGGAAACATTCTGATTTActatgcaggaattacattctaagtggcctccaagatAACCTATACAACgtgtatagtggaatgaagatGTCAAAAAGAGTTGTGGA gtttggctATGAACGAGGTATTTTTCAAGTCgcaacaataatagagaagttgttGCCTATGTGGAatgacttcaagaactacttgaaacataaacaaaaaaagaTGATAGTCGAAGATCTCATAGTGAGGCTGCACATTGAAGAAGGCAACAAAGCCGCAGAAAGGAGGTCAAAAAAAAATTCTGCAATGcatggagcaaacattgtagaagacgaccaccACAACTCGAAAAAATGGTTGAAAGCTAGACAAGAAAgtaatcaacctaagaagaaattaaagagaaaatgctttaattgtggcgAGATTAACCATAAGTCAACAGATTGTCGTGCCctaaagaaaggcaaaaagaaagaccaagcaaatatggctgaatccaagaaCGAAATAGACAATCTGTGTGTCATGATGTCTGAATGTAGCTTGGTGGGAAATATttga